One Flavobacteriales bacterium DNA segment encodes these proteins:
- the rfaE2 gene encoding D-glycero-beta-D-manno-heptose 1-phosphate adenylyltransferase, whose amino-acid sequence MNSQAHFSNKIFDLQSITDVIKSWGKESVVFTNGCFDILHLGHIDYLYKAADLADRLIVGLNSDTSVSRIKGKDRPVQDEKSRASIIASLQCVDAVILFDEDTPQKLIEFIQPDTLVKGADYNIKDIVGSEFVLAKGGSVQTISFLEGYSSSAIINKVKNG is encoded by the coding sequence GTGAATTCTCAAGCCCATTTTTCAAACAAGATTTTCGACTTACAGTCAATAACCGATGTGATCAAAAGTTGGGGAAAAGAAAGTGTAGTATTTACAAATGGGTGTTTTGATATTTTACACCTTGGACATATCGATTATCTTTACAAGGCAGCTGATCTTGCTGACAGATTAATTGTCGGCCTCAATTCAGACACCTCCGTTAGTCGTATTAAAGGTAAAGATAGGCCGGTTCAAGACGAGAAAAGTAGAGCTTCTATAATAGCATCTTTGCAATGCGTAGATGCAGTGATTTTATTTGATGAAGACACTCCTCAAAAACTAATTGAATTTATACAACCCGACACTTTAGTAAAGGGAGCAGACTATAACATAAAAGATATTGTAGGAAGCGAATTTGTACTTGCTAAAGGTGGAAGCGTACAAACCATTTCATTTTTGGAAGGATACTCCAGTAGCGCCATTATTAATAAAGTAAAAAATGGCTAA